One stretch of Limnohabitans sp. DNA includes these proteins:
- a CDS encoding adenosine deaminase has product MFKVHAVSHSRLPELLRAMPKAELHIHIEGSLEPELIFVLAKRNGVQLPYADVAALRSAYAFTNLQSFLDLYYAGASVLLHEQDFYDMAWAYFEKAAADHVVRAELFFDPQTHTARGVAMGAVIEGLHRACRDARTRLNISADLILCFLRHLPEDDALATLEEAMPWREHFIGVGLDSSELGHPPEKFARAFARARELGLHVVAHAGEEGPPAYIWSALDVLKVERIDHGVQAIHDAALMKRLAEEQMPLTVCPLSNLKLCVFKNLADHNLGQMLDAGLCVTINSDDPAYFGGYLNDNYLQTFAALHLNAQQAYKLAANSIEASFAAEEDKHRWMHELKACFQGFAEQD; this is encoded by the coding sequence ATGTTCAAAGTCCACGCGGTTTCCCATTCGCGTTTGCCCGAGTTGCTGCGCGCCATGCCCAAGGCCGAGCTGCACATCCACATCGAAGGCTCTTTGGAGCCCGAGCTGATTTTTGTGCTGGCCAAGCGCAACGGTGTGCAACTGCCTTATGCCGACGTGGCCGCCTTGCGCAGCGCCTATGCCTTCACCAACCTGCAAAGTTTTCTGGACCTGTATTACGCCGGGGCCAGCGTGCTGCTGCACGAGCAAGACTTTTACGACATGGCCTGGGCGTATTTTGAAAAAGCCGCCGCCGACCATGTGGTGAGGGCCGAGCTGTTTTTTGACCCGCAAACCCACACCGCACGCGGCGTGGCCATGGGCGCGGTCATCGAAGGCCTGCACCGCGCCTGCCGCGATGCGCGCACACGACTGAACATCAGCGCCGATTTGATCTTGTGTTTCTTGCGCCACCTGCCTGAAGACGACGCTTTGGCCACACTCGAAGAAGCCATGCCCTGGCGCGAACACTTCATCGGCGTGGGGCTGGATTCGAGCGAGCTGGGCCACCCGCCCGAAAAGTTTGCCCGCGCCTTCGCCCGTGCCCGTGAACTGGGCCTGCATGTCGTGGCCCACGCGGGCGAAGAAGGTCCACCCGCCTACATCTGGAGCGCCTTGGACGTGCTGAAAGTCGAGCGCATCGACCACGGCGTGCAAGCCATCCACGATGCTGCGCTGATGAAGCGACTGGCTGAAGAACAGATGCCGCTCACGGTGTGCCCGCTGTCCAACCTCAAGCTGTGTGTGTTCAAAAACCTGGCCGATCACAACCTGGGGCAGATGCTGGACGCTGGTCTGTGCGTGACCATCAATTCGGATGACCCGGCTTACTTTGGGGGCTACCTGAACGACAACTACCTGCAGACTTTTGCCGCGCTGCACCTGAACGCCCAGCAAGCCTACAAATTGGCCGCCAACAGCATTGAGGCGAGCTTCGCGGCAGAAGAAGACAAGCACCGCTGGATGCATGAACTGAAAGCGTGTTTTCAGGGGTTTGCGGAGCAGGATTGA
- a CDS encoding benzoate/H(+) symporter BenE family transporter produces MFNHLEAPTAARRSWRQIVSDFGSTYAANALIGFIFAATGPVAIILSVGTGGGLSPQELASWVFGVFFVNGLVTLFMSWRYTTPLAFGWTIPGTVLVGPALQHLTFPEVIGAFYVTSALVLVLGLTGWVKRVMAALPMPIVMGMVAGVFLRFGLDIVRALQSDVAIAAPMVAVFLLLSAKADWGKRLPPVIGALLVGALAVALSGRLDAAAVGQLTLAQPVIQAPVWSWAAMLELVVPLAITVLVVQNGQGVAVLKNAGHEPPVNAIAVACGVGAAVSAVFGAVSTCLTGPTNGLLTSSGEKPRHYTGALMFGALALMFGLMAPTFTGLMLAAPKEFIMVLGGLAMLRVLQGAFVASFGAGKFSLGALVSLLVTVADIGLFNIGAAFWGLVVGFAVSWWMERGDFRKA; encoded by the coding sequence TTGTTCAACCACCTCGAAGCCCCCACCGCCGCCCGCAGAAGCTGGCGGCAAATCGTGTCTGACTTTGGCAGCACCTATGCCGCCAACGCGCTGATCGGTTTTATCTTTGCCGCCACCGGCCCGGTGGCCATCATTTTGTCGGTGGGCACCGGGGGAGGCCTCTCGCCCCAAGAGCTGGCGTCCTGGGTGTTCGGGGTGTTCTTTGTCAACGGCCTGGTCACCTTGTTCATGAGTTGGCGCTATACCACGCCGCTGGCGTTTGGCTGGACGATTCCGGGCACTGTGCTGGTCGGCCCGGCCTTGCAGCACCTGACCTTTCCCGAGGTGATCGGTGCCTTTTATGTGACCAGCGCTTTGGTGCTGGTGTTGGGGCTGACGGGCTGGGTCAAGCGCGTCATGGCGGCGCTGCCCATGCCGATTGTCATGGGCATGGTGGCCGGGGTGTTCTTGCGCTTTGGCCTCGATATCGTGCGGGCGCTGCAAAGCGATGTGGCGATTGCGGCCCCGATGGTGGCCGTATTTTTGTTGCTCTCGGCCAAGGCTGATTGGGGCAAGCGCTTGCCTCCCGTTATTGGGGCTTTGTTGGTGGGGGCTTTGGCCGTGGCACTGTCTGGCAGGCTGGACGCCGCTGCTGTGGGGCAATTGACTTTGGCGCAGCCCGTCATCCAGGCCCCGGTGTGGTCGTGGGCGGCTATGCTGGAGTTGGTGGTGCCCTTGGCCATCACGGTGCTGGTGGTGCAAAACGGGCAGGGCGTGGCGGTGCTCAAAAACGCGGGGCATGAGCCACCTGTGAACGCCATTGCCGTGGCCTGCGGTGTGGGCGCAGCCGTGAGTGCAGTGTTCGGTGCCGTTAGCACTTGCCTGACGGGTCCGACCAATGGCTTGCTCACTTCTTCTGGCGAGAAACCGCGCCACTACACCGGGGCACTGATGTTCGGCGCGCTGGCGCTGATGTTCGGCCTGATGGCGCCCACCTTCACCGGCTTGATGCTGGCCGCACCCAAAGAATTCATCATGGTGCTGGGTGGTCTGGCCATGTTGCGGGTGCTGCAAGGCGCGTTTGTGGCCTCGTTTGGTGCGGGCAAGTTCTCACTGGGCGCTTTGGTCAGCCTGCTGGTCACGGTGGCCGATATCGGCCTGTTCAACATCGGCGCGGCCTTCTGGGGTTTGGTGGTCGGGTTTGCGGTGTCGTGGTGGATGGAACGGGGCGACTTTCGCAAGGCCTGA
- a CDS encoding BMP family ABC transporter substrate-binding protein: MTDLSKRSIVKMVALTAVAAAALVGCGKKEEAPKAEAPAAAKPEPLKIAFAYVGPVGDGGWTFAHDNGRKEIEKAFGDKVVTTFVEKVPESADAERVIRDMAAQGNKLIFGTTFGYMEPMLKVAADNKGVKFEHATGYKTAENMRTYDSRTYEGAYMAGVIAGKMTKTNVLGVVASIPIPEVIRNINSYTMGAQSVNPKIKTKVVWVNEWFNPPKESEAATSLINGGADVLMQNTDSSAVLQTAEKMGKRGFGWDSDMTAYGPKAHLGSAVINWGPYYVKAVGEALEGKWSTGSSWWGVKEGAIEMVNVAADVPEDTKKRIAEIKAGLKDGTFSIWKGPIVDQAGKEMLAKDAVADDKFLGGVMFYVKGVEGKIPGKK, translated from the coding sequence ATGACAGACCTCTCCAAGCGATCCATCGTCAAGATGGTGGCCCTGACCGCTGTGGCCGCCGCCGCACTGGTCGGCTGTGGCAAAAAAGAAGAAGCTCCCAAAGCTGAAGCACCCGCTGCGGCCAAGCCTGAGCCTTTGAAGATCGCGTTTGCCTATGTCGGCCCTGTGGGCGACGGCGGCTGGACTTTTGCGCACGACAACGGTCGCAAAGAAATCGAAAAAGCCTTCGGCGACAAAGTGGTCACCACCTTCGTTGAAAAAGTGCCAGAAAGCGCTGATGCCGAGCGCGTGATCCGCGACATGGCGGCCCAAGGCAACAAGCTGATTTTTGGCACCACGTTCGGCTACATGGAGCCCATGCTCAAAGTCGCTGCAGACAACAAGGGCGTCAAGTTTGAGCACGCCACCGGCTACAAAACCGCCGAGAACATGCGCACTTACGACAGCCGCACCTACGAAGGCGCTTACATGGCTGGCGTGATTGCCGGCAAGATGACCAAGACCAACGTTTTGGGCGTGGTGGCTTCCATCCCAATCCCCGAGGTGATTCGCAACATCAACAGCTACACCATGGGCGCGCAGTCGGTGAACCCCAAAATCAAGACCAAAGTGGTCTGGGTCAATGAGTGGTTCAACCCACCGAAAGAGTCCGAAGCCGCCACCTCGCTGATCAACGGCGGCGCGGACGTGCTGATGCAAAACACCGACTCGTCGGCTGTGCTGCAGACCGCCGAAAAAATGGGCAAGCGTGGCTTTGGCTGGGATTCGGACATGACCGCCTACGGCCCCAAAGCCCACTTGGGCTCGGCCGTGATCAACTGGGGCCCCTACTACGTCAAGGCCGTGGGTGAAGCCCTGGAAGGCAAGTGGAGCACCGGTTCGAGCTGGTGGGGCGTGAAAGAAGGCGCGATCGAGATGGTCAACGTGGCCGCTGACGTGCCAGAAGACACCAAAAAGCGCATCGCTGAGATCAAAGCCGGTCTGAAAGACGGCACATTCTCCATCTGGAAAGGCCCGATCGTGGACCAGGCCGGTAAGGAAATGCTGGCCAAAGACGCGGTCGCCGACGACAAGTTCTTGGGCGGCGTGATGTTCTACGTCAAGGGCGTGGAAGGCAAGATCCCGGGCAAGAAGTGA
- a CDS encoding ABC transporter permease, with product MESYALLIAATLNAGTVLAIAALGLLINEKAGVVNLGAEGLMLCAAIAGFAAVVHTGNDWLGFAAGMGAGAVLAAIFGVLVIWLNTNQYATGLALSLFGVGFSAFVGIGYVKEKLPDRPHFAVPYLADIPLVGPALFKQHPLVYGAMALVLALIWFLYKSRTGLVLRAVGESPASAHALGYPVRRIRLAAVVAGGALCGLAGAYISVIYTPLWVEGMVAGKGWIALALTTFATWRPARVLLGAYLFGGVTMLQFHLQGVGVQVPSQLLTALPYIATIVVLALISRNPTWIRVNMPASLGKPFYPGS from the coding sequence ATGGAGTCGTATGCATTGCTGATCGCCGCCACCCTGAATGCGGGTACGGTGCTGGCCATTGCCGCTTTGGGTTTGCTGATCAATGAAAAAGCCGGGGTGGTGAACCTGGGCGCTGAGGGCCTGATGCTGTGCGCGGCGATTGCCGGTTTTGCGGCCGTGGTACACACTGGCAACGACTGGCTGGGCTTTGCGGCGGGAATGGGCGCGGGCGCGGTGCTGGCGGCCATTTTTGGGGTGCTGGTGATTTGGCTGAACACCAACCAGTACGCCACGGGTCTGGCGCTGAGTTTGTTTGGCGTGGGTTTTTCGGCCTTTGTGGGCATTGGTTATGTGAAGGAAAAGCTGCCGGACCGGCCCCATTTTGCGGTGCCTTATCTGGCCGACATCCCGCTGGTGGGGCCTGCTTTGTTCAAGCAGCACCCGCTCGTTTATGGGGCGATGGCGCTGGTTTTGGCCCTGATTTGGTTCCTGTACAAAAGCCGCACCGGTTTGGTGCTGCGCGCCGTGGGCGAGTCGCCCGCTTCGGCGCACGCTTTGGGCTACCCGGTGCGCCGCATCCGTTTGGCGGCGGTGGTGGCCGGGGGCGCTTTGTGTGGTTTGGCCGGGGCCTACATCTCGGTGATCTACACCCCGCTGTGGGTCGAGGGCATGGTGGCGGGCAAGGGCTGGATCGCCTTGGCTTTGACCACCTTTGCCACCTGGCGTCCGGCACGTGTATTGCTTGGGGCTTACCTGTTTGGTGGCGTGACCATGCTGCAGTTCCATTTGCAGGGCGTGGGCGTGCAAGTGCCCAGCCAGTTGCTCACGGCGCTGCCCTACATCGCCACCATCGTGGTGCTGGCCCTGATCTCGCGCAACCCCACCTGGATTCGCGTGAACATGCCAGCCTCGCTGGGCAAGCCCTTTTATCCCGGTTCATAA
- a CDS encoding ABC transporter permease: protein MLKLEMRPQASRLWTYASPVLALVLTVLLGVALFMALGKDPVRGLQMFFWEPIKSGYALGELMVKATPLLIIALGLSVCFRSNVWNIGAEGQFVIGAVCAGGMALLADKDTGRWIVLAVLLAGVLGGMLWAGLTALLRDRFNANEILVSLMLVYVADMVLGYLVYGPWKDPAGFNFPQTKTFEAVTQIPRLMDGSRVSVGLLMALVGAGLLWVFLFRTRAGFAQQVGGLAPAAARYAGFSSRKALWVALLTSGGAAGLAGALEVAGPIGQLTPYVPAGYGFAAIIVAFVGRLHPAGMVLSAVLMSMFYIGGELAQSRLGLPKSITGVFQGLLLFCLLACDTLVAYRLRWVAANVSAPKKGGV from the coding sequence ATGCTCAAGCTTGAAATGCGGCCCCAGGCCTCGCGGCTGTGGACTTATGCCTCGCCCGTGCTGGCGCTGGTGCTGACGGTGCTGCTGGGTGTGGCGCTGTTCATGGCGCTGGGCAAAGACCCGGTGCGCGGACTGCAAATGTTCTTTTGGGAGCCCATCAAAAGTGGCTATGCCTTGGGCGAGTTGATGGTCAAGGCCACGCCTTTGCTGATCATTGCGCTGGGTTTGTCGGTGTGCTTCCGGTCCAACGTGTGGAACATCGGGGCTGAGGGGCAGTTTGTGATTGGCGCGGTGTGCGCCGGGGGCATGGCGCTGTTGGCCGACAAAGACACGGGCCGCTGGATCGTGCTGGCCGTGTTGCTGGCGGGCGTGCTGGGGGGCATGTTGTGGGCGGGCCTCACGGCGTTGCTGCGCGACCGCTTCAACGCCAACGAAATCCTGGTCAGCCTGATGCTGGTGTATGTGGCCGACATGGTGCTGGGCTATTTGGTCTATGGCCCCTGGAAAGACCCGGCGGGATTTAACTTTCCGCAGACCAAAACCTTCGAGGCGGTGACGCAGATCCCGCGTTTGATGGACGGCTCACGCGTCAGCGTGGGCTTGTTGATGGCGCTGGTGGGCGCGGGCTTGTTGTGGGTGTTCTTGTTTCGCACCCGTGCCGGGTTTGCCCAGCAGGTGGGCGGGCTGGCCCCGGCGGCGGCGCGCTATGCCGGCTTTTCTTCGCGCAAGGCGCTGTGGGTGGCCTTGCTCACCTCAGGCGGTGCGGCAGGTTTGGCGGGCGCTTTGGAAGTGGCGGGCCCCATCGGGCAACTGACGCCCTATGTGCCTGCGGGCTACGGGTTTGCCGCGATCATCGTGGCCTTTGTCGGGCGCTTGCACCCGGCGGGCATGGTGCTGTCGGCGGTGCTGATGAGCATGTTCTACATCGGCGGCGAGTTGGCCCAATCGCGCTTGGGGCTGCCCAAGTCGATCACCGGCGTGTTCCAGGGCTTGCTGCTGTTTTGTTTGTTGGCGTGTGACACGCTGGTGGCCTACCGCTTGCGCTGGGTGGCTGCCAATGTGTCAGCGCCCAAGAAAGGGGGCGTGTGA
- a CDS encoding ABC transporter ATP-binding protein — protein MTTPLLSLQGITKRYPGVVANQDVSLTVMPGQAHAVLGENGAGKSTLMKIIYGSVKPDEGQVFFKGQPVSIRNPQEARKLGISMVFQHFSLFDTLTVAENVWLGLDKTLSLAEVTERIVAKASEYGLDLEPERPVHTLSVGEMQRVEIIRALLTEPKLLILDEPTSVLTPQAVEKLFVVLHKLVSQGVSILYISHKLHEIRALCSACTVLRGGKLTGVCDPREESNASLSRLMIGAEPPALKHVAREPGAVVLSVKGLSLTRQDPFGVDLDGIDLQVRAGEVVGLAGVSGNGQKELMWALSGEDTRAGVQCGAASVSLLGLPVAALGPVPRRQMGLHFVPEERLGRGAVPSLSLSQNLLLTRSEAVGAGGWVRMGALADQARSVIERFKVKASGPDAAAQSLSGGNLQKFIVGREISATPKLLIVSQPTWGVDVGAAAQIRAEILALRDAGCAVLVVSEELEELFELSDRLHVIAKGRLSPSVVRAEATVERIGEWMSGLWPDAAAKAQEAQHAQA, from the coding sequence ATGACCACCCCCCTTTTGTCTTTACAGGGCATCACCAAACGCTACCCCGGCGTGGTGGCCAACCAGGACGTGTCGTTGACCGTGATGCCGGGCCAGGCCCATGCCGTGCTGGGCGAAAACGGCGCGGGCAAGTCCACGCTGATGAAAATCATCTACGGCTCGGTCAAGCCCGACGAGGGCCAGGTGTTTTTCAAGGGCCAGCCGGTCAGCATCCGCAACCCGCAAGAAGCGCGCAAGCTGGGCATCAGCATGGTGTTTCAGCACTTCAGCCTGTTTGACACGCTCACCGTGGCCGAAAACGTCTGGCTGGGGCTGGACAAAACCCTGAGCTTGGCCGAGGTGACCGAGCGCATCGTGGCCAAGGCCAGCGAGTACGGCTTGGACCTGGAGCCCGAGCGCCCGGTGCACACCTTGAGTGTGGGCGAGATGCAGCGGGTGGAAATCATCCGCGCCTTGTTGACCGAGCCCAAGTTGTTGATTTTGGACGAGCCGACTTCGGTGCTGACGCCTCAAGCGGTCGAAAAACTCTTTGTGGTGCTGCACAAGCTGGTCAGCCAGGGCGTCAGCATTTTGTACATCTCGCACAAGCTGCATGAGATTCGGGCGCTGTGCAGCGCTTGCACCGTGCTGCGCGGCGGCAAGCTGACGGGCGTGTGCGATCCGCGTGAAGAGTCCAACGCCTCGCTCAGCCGCTTGATGATCGGGGCCGAGCCACCCGCTTTGAAGCATGTGGCGCGCGAGCCGGGTGCGGTGGTTTTGTCGGTCAAAGGTTTGAGCTTGACGCGCCAAGACCCGTTTGGGGTGGACCTGGACGGCATTGATTTGCAGGTGCGTGCGGGTGAGGTGGTGGGCCTGGCGGGCGTGTCGGGCAACGGCCAGAAAGAATTGATGTGGGCCTTGTCGGGGGAAGACACCCGCGCGGGCGTGCAGTGCGGCGCGGCCAGCGTGAGCTTGTTGGGCCTGCCGGTGGCGGCCCTGGGGCCGGTGCCGCGCAGGCAGATGGGCCTGCATTTTGTGCCCGAGGAGCGGCTGGGCCGGGGCGCTGTGCCCTCGCTCAGCTTGTCGCAAAACCTGCTGCTCACGCGCAGCGAGGCCGTCGGCGCGGGCGGCTGGGTGCGCATGGGCGCGCTGGCCGATCAGGCCCGCAGCGTCATTGAGCGCTTCAAGGTCAAGGCGTCTGGCCCGGATGCCGCAGCGCAGTCGCTGTCCGGTGGCAATTTGCAAAAGTTCATTGTGGGGCGCGAGATCAGCGCGACCCCGAAGCTGCTCATCGTCTCGCAACCCACTTGGGGCGTGGACGTGGGCGCGGCGGCGCAGATTCGCGCCGAGATTTTGGCGCTGCGCGACGCGGGTTGTGCCGTGTTGGTGGTGAGTGAGGAGTTGGAAGAATTGTTTGAGCTGTCTGACCGATTGCATGTGATCGCCAAGGGGCGTTTATCGCCCTCGGTGGTACGGGCCGAGGCCACGGTAGAACGCATTGGCGAGTGGATGAGTGGCCTGTGGCCCGACGCCGCTGCCAAAGCACAGGAGGCGCAGCATGCTCAAGCTTGA
- the guaD gene encoding guanine deaminase, with the protein MRHDAQLTEHQAWRASLLWFADPAQPKARLEADGLLVTSREADGIVRIQAIGPYRELSKQYPGLPVTHWPGLCIAPGFVDLHIHYPQTDVIGSPAEGLLPWLEHYTFPHEKQFSEPAYAHEVTSFFMDELMRHGVTTALCFATAHPESVDVFMAEALKRRLRMVTGKVLQDRHSPDGLRDTDTNLSLRQTEALIRRWHGVDRLGYAITPRFAPTSTQAQLHGAGEIAQQFPDVWIQSHVAENLDEIRWVHELFPDARSYLDVYDCAGLLRQRSVYAHCIYLDEADRRRMAEVGATAAVSPTSNLFLGSGFFDYTASDEAGLRYGLASDVGGGTSFCPFHTMHAAYTVARQSVGRPGISLAPEHLWWQHTAGAADALGLSGKVGNLLPGCEADFVVLNPQATPLLARRTAQTETLAEWLFALIVLGDERLIAHTVVQGQPVNIGR; encoded by the coding sequence ATGCGCCACGACGCCCAACTGACCGAACACCAAGCTTGGCGAGCGAGCTTGCTCTGGTTCGCCGACCCTGCCCAGCCCAAAGCCCGCCTCGAAGCCGACGGCCTGCTGGTCACCTCCCGTGAAGCCGATGGCATCGTGCGCATCCAGGCGATCGGCCCCTACCGCGAGCTGTCCAAGCAGTACCCCGGCCTGCCCGTGACCCACTGGCCCGGCCTGTGCATCGCGCCTGGCTTTGTTGATCTGCACATCCACTACCCTCAAACCGATGTCATTGGCTCGCCTGCCGAGGGCCTGCTGCCATGGCTGGAGCACTACACCTTTCCACACGAAAAGCAGTTTTCAGAGCCCGCCTACGCCCATGAAGTGACCTCGTTTTTCATGGACGAACTGATGCGCCACGGCGTGACCACCGCCCTGTGCTTCGCCACCGCCCACCCCGAATCGGTCGATGTGTTCATGGCCGAGGCGCTAAAACGCCGTCTGCGCATGGTCACCGGCAAAGTGCTGCAAGACCGCCACAGCCCCGACGGCCTGCGCGACACCGACACCAACTTGAGCCTGCGCCAGACCGAAGCCCTGATTCGCCGCTGGCACGGCGTGGACCGCCTGGGCTACGCCATCACGCCGCGCTTTGCCCCCACCAGCACACAGGCCCAGTTGCACGGTGCGGGTGAGATCGCGCAGCAATTCCCCGACGTGTGGATTCAATCGCACGTGGCCGAAAACCTCGATGAAATTCGCTGGGTGCACGAACTGTTTCCCGATGCGCGCAGCTACCTCGATGTGTACGACTGCGCCGGTCTCCTGCGCCAGCGCTCGGTGTATGCGCACTGCATTTATTTGGACGAAGCCGACCGCCGTCGGATGGCCGAAGTCGGTGCAACGGCTGCCGTCAGCCCCACCAGCAACCTGTTTTTGGGCAGCGGCTTTTTTGACTACACCGCGTCAGACGAGGCAGGTCTGCGCTACGGATTGGCCAGCGATGTGGGCGGCGGCACCAGTTTCTGCCCCTTTCACACCATGCACGCGGCCTACACCGTGGCCAGGCAAAGTGTGGGCCGCCCCGGCATCAGCCTCGCGCCAGAGCACCTGTGGTGGCAGCACACGGCGGGGGCCGCCGATGCGCTTGGTCTGAGCGGGAAAGTGGGCAACCTGCTGCCCGGCTGCGAAGCCGACTTTGTGGTGCTCAACCCCCAAGCCACGCCGCTGCTGGCGCGCCGAACCGCACAAACCGAGACGCTGGCCGAATGGCTGTTTGCGCTGATCGTGCTGGGCGATGAACGCTTGATTGCGCACACGGTGGTGCAGGGGCAGCCCGTGAACATCGGTCGATAG